Proteins from a genomic interval of Geodermatophilus obscurus DSM 43160:
- a CDS encoding glycosyltransferase family 87 protein: MSTIPTGPSAPADGPAASPEPDRVVPTWTDPVVIQASEAVGGPWGRHALVGRASFWTPLRVCLLFTTTVLALAWLKQAPCSDGDWTGSLQYTHLCYSDPVPLFGVYGQGEGALPYLDARVEYPVLTGAAMALAALFSGWYDGLAAAVGVLPAVPPVQSYTVVTALLMSVCALAVTRAVLPLTGRRPWDTAMVALSPVLLVYAFNNWDLLAVALATLGMWAWARQRPVLAGALLGLGVAAKLYPLLVLGALFLLCLRAGALRLWLRAALAAAAAWLAVNLPVALLAPENWGWFFAFSRQRPANPESIWNVLLTVTDNRVLDGLLADGETPSVLNAVVAVLLLALAAWVAWLVLSAPVRPRVAQVVFLLVAGFLLLNKVYSPQYALWLLPLAVLARPRWRSLLVWQVSEALVWVLTMLYYLGTENRGVEVEWFFLAVLVRDAVLVALVVLVARETRRPDDDVVRTSWPGVDDPAGGPLDGAPDAVTLEGTRARVSRSPAG; encoded by the coding sequence ATGAGCACGATCCCCACGGGCCCGTCCGCACCAGCGGACGGGCCCGCGGCGTCTCCGGAACCGGACCGCGTCGTCCCCACGTGGACCGACCCGGTTGTGATCCAGGCCAGCGAGGCGGTGGGCGGCCCCTGGGGCCGCCACGCGCTCGTCGGGCGGGCCTCGTTCTGGACCCCGCTGCGGGTGTGCCTGCTGTTCACCACGACCGTGCTGGCGCTCGCCTGGCTCAAGCAGGCCCCGTGCTCCGACGGCGACTGGACCGGCTCGCTGCAGTACACCCACCTCTGCTACTCCGACCCGGTGCCGCTGTTCGGCGTCTACGGGCAGGGCGAGGGAGCGCTGCCCTACCTCGACGCGCGGGTGGAGTACCCGGTGCTCACCGGGGCGGCGATGGCGCTCGCCGCGCTGTTCTCCGGCTGGTACGACGGGCTGGCGGCCGCGGTCGGCGTGCTCCCGGCGGTCCCCCCGGTGCAGAGCTACACCGTCGTCACGGCGCTGCTCATGTCAGTGTGCGCGCTGGCCGTCACCCGCGCCGTCCTGCCGCTGACCGGCCGGCGGCCGTGGGACACCGCCATGGTGGCGCTGTCGCCGGTGCTGCTGGTCTACGCGTTCAACAACTGGGACCTGCTGGCTGTCGCCCTCGCCACCCTCGGGATGTGGGCGTGGGCCCGGCAGCGGCCGGTGCTCGCCGGGGCGCTGCTCGGGCTCGGCGTGGCCGCCAAGCTCTACCCCCTGCTCGTGCTGGGCGCGCTGTTCCTGCTGTGCCTGCGCGCCGGTGCGCTGCGGCTCTGGCTGCGGGCGGCGCTCGCCGCGGCCGCTGCGTGGCTGGCGGTGAACCTGCCGGTGGCCCTGCTGGCACCGGAAAACTGGGGCTGGTTCTTCGCCTTCAGCCGGCAGCGCCCGGCCAACCCGGAGTCGATCTGGAACGTCCTGCTGACGGTCACGGACAACCGGGTCCTCGACGGTCTCCTCGCCGACGGAGAGACGCCGTCGGTGCTCAACGCGGTCGTGGCCGTGCTGCTGCTTGCGCTGGCCGCCTGGGTCGCCTGGCTGGTGCTGAGTGCCCCGGTGCGGCCGCGGGTGGCGCAGGTGGTCTTCCTGCTGGTGGCCGGCTTCCTGCTGCTCAACAAGGTCTACAGCCCGCAGTACGCGCTGTGGCTGCTGCCGCTGGCGGTGCTGGCCCGGCCGCGGTGGCGCTCGCTGCTGGTCTGGCAGGTCAGCGAGGCCCTGGTGTGGGTCCTGACGATGCTCTACTACCTCGGCACCGAGAACCGCGGCGTCGAGGTCGAGTGGTTCTTCCTCGCCGTCCTGGTCCGCGACGCCGTCCTGGTGGCCCTCGTGGTGCTGGTCGCGCGGGAGACGAGGCGGCCGGACGACGACGTCGTCCGCACCAGCTGGCCCGGCGTCGACGACCCCGCCGGCGGCCCGCTGGACGGAGCACCGGACGCGGTGACGCTCGAGGGGACCCGCGCGCGGGTCA